The Candidatus Eisenbacteria bacterium genomic sequence AAGAGATAAATGGCCGGCTTCAAAAGTCTTCTGCCGCCAGGAAAGACGACTGGATCCGCGGGAATGCTTACCCACCGACTTGAGCCCTACGTGGCGGTTTGCAGTCACTCACGTTAGGGTACCTCGGCGATTTGCTCCACCACGCTCTCAGCATCAGCTTTGGCCCGTTGAGAATGAACTGACTGGGTTATGTCAGCCATGCGCGGTCATTGTATTGTCGCATCCTCTACTTCAGTGGCAGATACTCACCAATTGGATGGCTTCTGGATCGCTGTTCCGTCAGGCAAGACCAGTGGATCAGGAAATTGGTTTCGAAGATATGCTTTCAGCTTGATCGAAAAAGACTCGGGGGCAAGACCTGCGAGCTCTCTATTGGTTCGCTTATATGGGAAAGCGAAAAACACTAACTTGCTGGGGAACATCCGCTTGCAGACTCTGACTGCGGGTGCCAGGTCCGTATCTCCAGTCATAAGAATCACGGTCTCGCACTCATCGCCACAGCAAACTTCAAAAAGTCTAGCGGCAATTGCAACATCGGTCTCTTTTTCTGCATGAGTGATGAAGACTCTTTTGCAGTTGGGGCAATAAACCTCCTTCTGCTTGAACCTAGCCAGCTCTACATTTATTCCGGTTGCCCTCAAGCATTTCATGAAAAGCAGGTGTCGCCCAAGTTTGTCTGGTGTGCGGTGAGTGGGGGGAGCTGAGAAATAATAGACTCGTTCGAGAGTTGCTTTCTCGCTGCCGAACTTGCCCGCAATTGGCAGGTAGGAGAAACAGAGCTTCTTGATATCAAGCCATTTTGTCGTCGTGCCGGTAGCGTCTCGGCTGGCTTCCACTACGGAGTGATATAGGTTGAAACCATCGACTAGGAAGACGGTTCTATTCATATCAAGGAGAAGAAAAAACCTCCGGGTCGCAACCCGGAGGGGGCCAGCAGGTTCAGAGAACCTGACTGGGGATGAGCAATAACAGTATCGGCCAAGTTCAGCCCACTGTCAAGACTTTGTTCTGCCTGTTGCATGGCCTCTTGTTCGCCCCTTCCTAGGTACGTCTAGCTGCCAATCCATTCCTGCACACCATGTTATCACTTTTTCTTCTTGCCCGCTTCAGACGTTCGAATTCGCGGGCAAAAATCGCGGGTCCTTCATTCCCCTTCGACAGTTCTGATTTCCTCCTCAGTCAGGCCGTAGAGTTCGTACACCAGCGCATCGATTTGGCGGTCGGTGGCGTTAGTCTGGCGCTGGAGGGCATCTCTCTCATGCTCGGTCTTCGCCACCGCCAGCTGCTTGTGAAGTGCGAGCATTTGTTCCACCAGTGCAACCATCCGGTCGTGGCGAGCTTTGTCAGCGGGGTCGGTGAAGTTCATGGTGCGGATGGGAAGTTGTTCGATGAACTGCGTGAAGTAGCGGAAGAACCCGCCGCGCATGGTCGTGCTGATGCTCTTCAGGTAGAAGTCCAGGATCTGGCTGTTCAACAAGCCCAATACGTACTTCGACGACTCTGCCACATTGTGTTTCAAGGTGATGCCGTAGCCGCTGGTAAAGGCGTATTCACCCGTTTCGTCGAGCGCAAATGAGGCGCTGTCTGCAATATCTGGCACCAGAATTTTGCTGGTGCCCATTACGTCGATGTTCTTCGGATACACATAGGCATACCAACTCGAACCGCGCATCCTTCCTCGTTCTCGGTTTTCCAGATATGGCTTGTTCTCCAAAAGATACGCGAACGTCTTCTGAAACTGCTCTCGCATTTCCTTTTCGGGGATGAGGTTTGCGCGTCCGTTTTCAATCCGATACGGGATGATGACGACTTTGCCCGACGGTAGAATTCGGTATGGTTTGATTTCTCGCCCCTGTAAGAACAACGACACTGCCTTGCGTTCAAGTTGCACCTCCCGCTTCAGTTGCTTGGAATGGGCGGTTATCAGATCACCGTCAGCGGAAACTAGATCCAAAACATACACCTCGTTCGCACTTGTGCGAATGCCCTGCGCCATTCTGTCCGCCACGTCCCCCAACTTCGCCGGCATCTTGCTCAACTTTTCGAACAACGCCACGCCGGGACCGACGGTAAAGTTCCACTCGGCGGAAGTGACGTTGGCGCAGGGAACGTTACCCTCTGTCGCTTCAGCCGTGGTGCGCCAAGCGGCGAGGTCACTGACCTTCACGAAACGGCAATACTCGTTACCTGATTTATCGAGGAACAGCAGGCAGGTGTAAGTGGTCGCTCCGGCGAAAACCTGCTGATCGCCGAAGTGAACGATGTGGGCAAGATGTTTGCCGCCGGAGATGATTCCGCGCAATGCTTCGCCATACTGCGCGTTGAAAAATTTGTGCGGG encodes the following:
- a CDS encoding NYN domain-containing protein, with amino-acid sequence MNRTVFLVDGFNLYHSVVEASRDATGTTTKWLDIKKLCFSYLPIAGKFGSEKATLERVYYFSAPPTHRTPDKLGRHLLFMKCLRATGINVELARFKQKEVYCPNCKRVFITHAEKETDVAIAARLFEVCCGDECETVILMTGDTDLAPAVRVCKRMFPSKLVFFAFPYKRTNRELAGLAPESFSIKLKAYLRNQFPDPLVLPDGTAIQKPSNW